AATGGTGGTCCCTTCAACCACTAGTTGGTGTCTTATCTTTATAGGTGGTTGAGTGGTCCATCTTTCCATTAGTTAGTGGATTCGTTTTTCATTGGTAGTCCATCCTCCAATAATGGAGTGGCTGGATCACATGCCTACTTTATCTTTGTTAGAGAATCTTCTACTTTTGTATGATCCCCAAGGAAATTGTTTTTTATGTGGTCCTTCACTACTTGGTCTTGTTTCTGCAAGATGTTTTCGGTCAGATCTTGACCGAAAACCTTTCCCAAATTCTAGCTCTTTCTGGTTCGGGCAGATTCTTTCTGATCATCTTCCCACATGAGCCATGTTACAAAATTTTCGGCGAGTCTCTTTGCTCCCTGGCTGCTTGTTATTCCATaaaagatttcttttcttttcaaataattcttctgcaaaacttgttgtttttcCTGTCATAGTGTTTAACAGAAAAGATCTATTTACAGAATTCTGAAAAAACTTAAATGGAAACTTGACATTGTTCATTTCGGTTTGACTGACCCATAGACCTCATGCTCTTCTGGTAGAGATGTCATCCTCGATTAATGAAGCGATAAGGGGTGTTTCTTCGGTAGGTGGGTGTTTGAAAACTTTTTGAATATTTGTATCTAGCCTCTTTAGCGATAAAATGTAAGGCTTCATGTGAGACTTTTTCCTGCTGATTCTGGTGCCGCACTTAAAAAATACAGTTCCAGAATATATCATAATGACAAATAATCATTGTTTGTCCATATCTCGTGCAATACTTCATGAATTTACTTAGGTAATCCTGAAATATCTTGGAAGCTTAGTGGTATAGTATAAATTGAAGCAAGGGCTTCGAATTCATATCATGTCTTGACCTCGTTCTGATATGAACTTAGTTTCATCTCTACCATGAGATATTTTCCTTCTACATCAACCCGAATTGTGGCTGGGTTAATGCCTATTTCTGTTTTCAGTTTTTCTTGGTTCTGTTGAGATACCCGAAATAGAGAAAAAACATATTCATTAGTACAAACTGTAAAATCAGTTCAGTGTTTATAAAGGAGATGTTGAATAATCACTGGACACAATATGTAAGTTTCTTCGATTTGTTTAGATCCTCGGGTGTCAATGTCTATTTGCTAACATATAAGTGCAAAAAGAAGCTAGACTGAAATATTAGAACAAATTACAGAATGAATCAGAAAGGGTAAATTGAAGTGTAAAAAAGAACAAATatttttctggatgttcggtctataaaagattttttttcttttcaaataattattctgCAAAATTTGTTGTTTTTCTTGTCATAGTGTTTAACAGAAAAGATCCATTTACAGAATTCTGAAAAAACTTAAATAGAAACTTGACATTGTTCATTTCGGTTTGACTGACCCATAGACCTCATGCACTTCTGGTAGAGATGTCATCCTTGATTAATGAAGCAATAAGGGGTGTTTCTACGGTAGGTGGGTGTTTGATAACTTTTTGAATATTTGTATCTAGCCTCTTTAGCGATAAAATGAAAGGCTTCATGTGAGACTTTTTCCTGTTGATTCTGGTGCCGCACTTAAAAAATACAGTTCCAGAATATCTCATATTGACAAATAATCATTGTTTTTCCGTATCTCGTGCAATACTTCATGAATTTACTTAGGTAATCCTGAAATATCTTGGAAGCTTAGTGGTATAGTATAAATTGAAGCAAGGGCTCCGAATTCATATCATGTCTTGACCTCGTTCTGATATGAACTTAGTTTCATCTCTACCATGAGATATTTTCCTTCTATATCAACCCGAATTGTGGCTGGGTTAATGCCTATTTCTGTTTTCAGTTTTTCTTAGTTCTGTTGAGATACCCGAAATAGAGAAAAAACATATTCATTAGTACAAACTGTAAAATCAGTTCAGTGTTTATAAGGGAGATGTTGAATAATCACTGGACACAATATGTAAGTTTCTTCGATTTGTTTAGATCCTCGAGTGTCAATGTCTGTTTGCTAACATATAAGTGCAAAAAGAAGCTAGATTGAAAGATTAGAACAAATTACAGAATGAATGAGAAAGGGTAAATTGAAGTGTAaaaaagaataaatatttttttggatgttcggagaactGAAGCtcctacgtctccccttcttcctCTAGGAAGGTTGGTACTATAAAACTTTGGATGATTCAAGTAGTTTGCAAGATCCCGATTTAGTTGGTTTTAAAGACTGCCAAACTAAAATTCCTAGTATCTCAACTGATTAATAAACAGTTTGCAAACTGCTATACAAGTGTAAAACACAATAATACTAACTTAGCACAAAATGATCCTTAAACGATCAGATAAAGTTGTTTAAAGGTTTACTGAACGGATTCAGTTTCGCTCAGGTATATGAAGGATTTAGAAGATTTAATCTTATCAGTGAATGATTGATCTATTCTTGAATTCAACTTCTTCTCTATTTATAATCTTAGAAAATATATCCGTTCAATTAAAAGTGTCTTTTGGCTTGTTTTTAGTCCATGTCAATGCTTTTCTAATGGTAAGTACATTGTTGCGATCAGTCTTGAATCGTACACTGTTGTGATCAATTTGTTCAGAATTTGATAACTAAACTGAATATCCTTGAGTGTCTATGTCAATTTGCTAACATATAAGTGTGAAAGAGGCTACACTGAAAGATTAGAACAAATAACAGAATGAATGGGAAGAGGTAAATTGAAGTGTAAAACAGAACATATATGTTTCTAGATTTTCGGAGAACTGAATCTCTCATGTCACCTCTTCTTCCTCTAGGAATGTTCgcactagaagactttggatAATACAAGTAGTTTGCAAGATCCTGATTCAGTTTGGTGTTAAAcactgtcaaactgaaactcctaGTATCTCAACTGATTAATAGACCGTCTACAAACTGTTATACAATTGTAATACACAATGATACTATCTTAGCACGAAATGATTCTTAAATGAACAGATAAAATTCTTTTAAGGTGtgctgaactgattcagtttcgcTTATGTATATGAAGGATTTTGAATACTTAATCTTATCAGTGAATGATCGACGGCCATGCGTGCATTTTTTGTGACCTCAGAAGGGTATTTTCATTTCTCTGTTTCTTCTTGTTCACTTGCATTACACGTAATAGCAGAAGAGCAACTTTGGGGAATTCATTCATTGTATTGAGTCAATTAAGTGTTATAATTCTTGAAGTGGCTGTGGAAATATTCAAAGTAAATGTGGAAATGAACAACTATATTCGTATATTTCTGGAAGATGGGAAAAGATTGTCCTATCAAGAGACTTTCTATTTAGCCGACAAATGTGCAAAAAATAACTTACCGACCTCTCATGGTATCTTTGTTGTTTTTTGATTCGGAATTGTTAAGTCTGCTACGAGTAGTTGTAGTGGTTGGACTTGGGCACTATATAAGTTATTACAAGCTACAAAATGTATCAGTTTTCTTTACTTTAATCACTTGATTAAATCACTTGTAGTTCGTCAATATGCTAAATAGTGTATTATTAAAtcaaaatatacaatataagTCTAGCAAAGTTTGCTCATTCTTTGAAATTGTTTGGAAATTAATAGGCGACATAATGGTTATTGAAATTTTGGcctaaattatatttattttaactttCCTCGTTCACTGCTGCTCCTATACAAGGTCATCCACATACCAATGTTGGATGGATAAGCCAACACCATGTTATTATTCTGTTTTCTAACTACCATTTAGTCTATTTATGTTCCATTTATTTGCAGCCCTGTGGATGAGAATCGAGAAAAGAGTTGTTGACAAATGAAATAGAGAAAGAAACGGGCTGGAAACAGGTGATCTTGATAAATATGAGATTTTCTTTCTTACATAAAGCGGTTGCCAAACTCTAAAAGACGTGGCTCAACATATATATGTCAGTGAGCGTAGTTATGATCATCGTTGTCACTTTCATTTTGTGATTGTTTGCCGTGAAAGcgattatttttcctttattcaAATTTATAAGTTCACTAATAGTAATATAGTGTTATAAATGAAACAGGATAAAAGGCACTCCACCGAAAGTGAAAGAATTAGACTGATAATTTGAAATGACAACACAAAAACATCGGATTCCCAATATAAGTTATAGTGATCAACATTAAGTTAGTAGAAAACTAATAATTACAAGtattatttcaataattatttgtAACTTGGAGCTCTTTTTGAAGCATGTGAATATTACGATAAAATTATGGGCTGGTTTTTCAATAAGTCGGAGAGCTGATGATTGCTTTCTCCAACTTGTTGAAATACTATAAAATTTCTCAAGTGATCATATCTATGTGATTCTACAAAAAATTTAGGAGTTGTAAAGATTTTTTTAATACGTGAACTATCACTCCAACTTTTCTCTAATATATTCGTTTCTTAGTCTATCAACTACTGTATCAATGAGTTCTTATTTTTCTGTCATCTGCATACTTTCTGGTGTGATTGTTGCGTGATTTTTTTCTGCCCTCGTTGTCTTGGGTAAATTGAATTGCTCAGTGAGTGCCACGAACCtctataatattaataatttatgtaaaatgattatttaattggTGGCCGTGAACATCTTATTTGACGAGAAAGTATTGTTCAACTCTATTTCTTTCATAGGTAAGGCAATTAATTATGCAGACATGTTTGAGGTCATTTCATCTTTACCATCCACTTACAAAACTAACTTAGAccataacaaatatcattcagtTTATGACAccatgtataatattttttttcctgaCTTATCAAATTATTATACGTCATTCCAAGTACACACTCACCAACCAAGCAGTACCTAAAGTCTAAACCCATCAACACGACAATAAAATTCGCCGCAATAGAAGAAAGAGGAACTATCGTTGTAATTTGTGGTCATACAAGAAAGACGGGCCGGCCTTCACTAAATCGTGTCGAATAAATTAAACATAACAGAAGTATTCCTCAAGCTTCTAGCAAATCTCTCTTAAAATTTTAGTACCATATTGTACACAAAGGAAAAGTACGTATAGGCACCCTATATATACTTCAACCCCGACACGTACTGTCGTTTGGATATTAGATACTGGGACAAGGAATATACCACTCCCAGAAGCCCTAAAATCTTAATCTTCATAATATCCGTTATTATGACGGACGGTAGGTTGAGTGGTATCGTGAGCAGTGGCTTTGCATCAGCCTGATTTGTGTAGCTCCAAACAAAACGATTGAAAAGGATGTGACTAGGGAGTGTTAAAATAAGCAGAGCAAGATTCTTGACTGCAAAGCTCCATCCTGCATTTCCATGCCACACATCTTCCCATATGCTGTACACTGAAGTCAAGACCAAGTGTGCCGAGATGGCCACCGTAACAGGGAAGTACCTCTGCTTGTCCCCAAATCCGGCAAAAAAATCCGAGTCCTGGTTAAGCAGAAGCAAGATTGGTGCCAAGAAGAATATAGCACAATTTGAGCCACCTGTGAGATGTACATTCAAGATCAGGCACACAGCAAAGCACATTATAGTAGCAACATTACCGACTGCAGGCATCCAGGCCCCTTCTGCAGCCATCCTCTTTATGGTAAAGATTGGCACAGCAGAAGCTCTTCGTTGCTGCATGAATCTCAATTTTGGAGGAACACTAGCAGAACTACTTTGGCCAGACTGATTATGCCGAATTCCACCCTTTTCGGTGACCTTTTCCCGCATAAGAGAAGCCAGCTCAAACTTTATTTCAAGTGCTATTAGCATGAAGATGGCTGCATATAGACCAAGAAGAGATGTCTTTGCACCCTCAACAGCCAGTAACATAGCAACGTTGTTGTCTTCCTCTGTCATGTCTACCATTTCACTCTCTCCAAGGACGCTCTTGCTGATTATAACCTGGCCCTCCAACAGATATGTCACTGGAAAAAGGGCCACAATAAGTGCAAATAGCCAAGGCAGAAGCTTTGTGCTTGAGGCAGAAGGTAAATGAGTGAAGACCACAAATACAGAAGTGCATATCATAGTAATGATTATGAGGGTATGCAGTATAGCCGCCTGTAGGAAATACTCAGCAGATATATATATTCCGAGAGCAATTCCCACCGCAATGGAGTAAACTGTCCTAAACTCAACAATGTACTTAATTGGAATAATGGAGGTAATGGCTGCGAGAGTCAGCACAATTGCAACAATTAGCAACCATGACGGCCAGGTAGGCTTCGAGGCCATGAAACCATATATGGAGATATCATCACCAGACTGACGGGCAGCTTTAATTAAGTCTGAGTGATAAGTCCAGGACACTAGAATTGGGGGCTGCATCAGGATAAACAAGAAACCAGTCGCTACAACCAACACCAAGCATCTCTTAGCCGACTTCAAGAAAAGGGGAAAATAACAGTTGTTAACAGTTAGTTATGATAAAAGTCATTGAATGTGCACCCATAGAAATAAGCAGTGAATGCCTCATGAGTAGACGTGACACGAACGACATAATCTCATAttcaatacataataaaaccataaTTTAGGGCAACCACTGAGAGGAAATGTGATGCTAAGCATTGATAGCGAAATAAAATCTAGCTGAGCACAGAATTCAAAGgaccaaaataaataaaattaaatctgCCCATGCAACATCAGCCAAGTCAAGTGAATTGATTGCAGTTATGTTTCCACCTATCTGTTAACGAAACcacataaaattaaaatcaacAGAAGTTCAAATCATTTTCAGTGTGTTGTCCTAATAATGATACTTATTGCTGTTGTTAAATCTCAGAGTAATAGCCTCTTGTGAACATTAATGAAGAGAGAAACCAAATTGATGGAAACACCTCAACAATTAAGTAAATAATAAGTGTAAATGGTTATCAATGTCGAGCAAAACAGCACACGAGGAATTACAAGTGCACCAACAATGAAAATAATGAACGATACCATGACATGGGAAAAGTGCAGAGCAACGATAGGCACACAAGCTAATCCAGTCAAAAGAATGCAAGAGCCTATAAGCAAACCATCGGTTGGAGGCCTCCCATTCCACCACTGAAGGGCTTCAAAGATTGtttcacgacagagccagacAGACAAAGAAACAACACCAGCATGAGTGTAACCCTGCCAAGGTTTCATCTTTGAAGTATTTTTCGATTTCTCCCTGAAATataatgagaaaaatgaagttGCAGACGATAAATGGTAACTTTTAAATTTGAAGTTTGGCTGGTCTGTACTTGTAAAGCAGCAGTGGAGGAGAGACTGCTAATAAAAGAACAGCTGAGACCCAAATAATACTCCTTGAAGCCATAAAAAGCATAGATAGCTTTGAGGAATATAAGCAAATAAGAATCCAAACTGCCTTAGATCTGATTCTGCCATCCATAAAAAGTCTCCTAACAATTGCCAA
The Primulina tabacum isolate GXHZ01 chromosome 9, ASM2559414v2, whole genome shotgun sequence DNA segment above includes these coding regions:
- the LOC142556373 gene encoding uncharacterized protein LOC142556373 encodes the protein MLPPELQPRAFRPYISSSASAPSFPTSSSPYNSDLNPNSSPGSTSYHVGSTSSRHASSSSSNSRFSSSSFVHNARIAVSLVPSATFLLDLGGTPVIAILLLGLMIAYILDSLNFKSGSFFAVWFSLIAAQLAFFFSSALYHSFSHVPLVLLASITCALANFLIGVWVSLQFKWIQIEYPTIVLALERLLFACAPLIASVLFTWATVFAVGLINAAYYLMVFNCIFYWLYSIPRVSSFKFKQVSYHGGEVPRDIFILGQLESCVHTLNLLFFPSLFHLASHYSVIFSSSAAVCDVFLLFFIPFLFQLYASIRGALWWVTKKESELRSIRFVNGALALVVVVVCLEVRVVFPSFGRYIHVPPPLNYILVTITMLGGAGAAAAYAVGMISDAFSSLLFTALAIIVSASGAIVVGFPILFLPLPSVAGFYLAHFFTKKRLSSYSAFVVLGSLMVMWFVIHNYWDLNIWIAGMSLKSFCKLIVGSVILAMVVPGLAVLPSKLRFLTEAGLISHALLLCHIENNFFNYSNVHYYGMDDDVMYPSYMVAMTTCAGLAIVRRLFMDGRIRSKAVWILICLYSSKLSMLFMASRSIIWVSAVLLLAVSPPLLLYKEKSKNTSKMKPWQGYTHAGVVSLSVWLCRETIFEALQWWNGRPPTDGLLIGSCILLTGLACVPIVALHFSHVMSAKRCLVLVVATGFLFILMQPPILVSWTYHSDLIKAARQSGDDISIYGFMASKPTWPSWLLIVAIVLTLAAITSIIPIKYIVEFRTVYSIAVGIALGIYISAEYFLQAAILHTLIIITMICTSVFVVFTHLPSASSTKLLPWLFALIVALFPVTYLLEGQVIISKSVLGESEMVDMTEEDNNVAMLLAVEGAKTSLLGLYAAIFMLIALEIKFELASLMREKVTEKGGIRHNQSGQSSSASVPPKLRFMQQRRASAVPIFTIKRMAAEGAWMPAVGNVATIMCFAVCLILNVHLTGGSNCAIFFLAPILLLLNQDSDFFAGFGDKQRYFPVTVAISAHLVLTSVYSIWEDVWHGNAGWSFAVKNLALLILTLPSHILFNRFVWSYTNQADAKPLLTIPLNLPSVIITDIMKIKILGLLGVVYSLSQYLISKRQYVSGLKYI